In Geotalea uraniireducens, one genomic interval encodes:
- a CDS encoding class I SAM-dependent methyltransferase, translated as MNSQHNKKSYKDICPSGGDTGATLNLHKRLSILTKYITLPNARVLDAGCGSGQYLVSLLGLGVDAWGVEYFDNKVNIFRKANPEYASRILCGDISVLPFPDNNFDVVLLNEVLEHVPNIEASLAEINRVLKQDGVLVVFSPNRFYPFETHEVRLKLLGIKIPHAFPGIPYLPLFIGTKLFDYEARNFWPHQLINLLNCNSFTVIDTNFIVQTFENISGHQPKLVKCVTPILRKLFSLMELIPFVRAIFSVSQICVAKRFNDIVGQ; from the coding sequence ATGAATTCTCAACATAATAAGAAGTCATATAAAGATATTTGTCCTAGCGGTGGAGATACTGGAGCTACTCTTAACCTTCATAAGCGATTGTCTATTCTGACTAAATATATTACTTTGCCAAATGCTAGAGTATTGGATGCTGGGTGTGGTAGTGGACAATATTTAGTTAGCTTACTTGGGTTAGGAGTTGACGCTTGGGGGGTTGAATATTTTGATAATAAAGTGAATATATTCAGGAAGGCTAATCCTGAGTATGCTTCAAGAATTTTATGTGGGGACATTAGTGTTCTTCCGTTCCCTGATAACAATTTTGATGTCGTTTTGCTGAATGAAGTATTAGAGCATGTTCCGAATATTGAGGCTTCTCTTGCAGAAATAAATCGTGTGTTGAAACAGGACGGCGTTTTAGTCGTTTTTTCACCGAACCGTTTTTACCCATTTGAAACACATGAGGTTAGATTGAAACTACTTGGAATTAAAATCCCTCATGCTTTTCCAGGAATTCCTTACTTACCGTTATTTATTGGTACGAAGTTGTTTGATTATGAAGCAAGAAATTTCTGGCCACATCAGTTAATTAATTTGTTGAACTGTAACAGTTTTACTGTTATTGACACAAATTTTATAGTTCAAACATTTGAAAACATCTCAGGCCACCAGCCGAAATTAGTTAAATGTGTAACTCCAATTTTACGTAAATTATTTTCTTTGATGGAATTAATCCCTTTTGTTAGAGCAATATTTAGCGTGTCGCAAATTTGCGTT
- a CDS encoding O-antigen ligase family protein: MKSIISRTDHIFIIIFAIVVALPGYFFVSVNDDGQSVDSVFRFIVILVILTLLLFRLLLIRRIAIPKLIVPIFIFVIFGLIVSIIKNPYIAYTPTGVRWFIYGTIVVLFYNIKESVYLLNKYFILTFVIYALSALVDLLTGRSMNINSAMRVVGSVGSAPGLASAIYVTAVGCIFFNYNKLARTILIAFLAFVTILLTKTRFILIVFVVFVLIYLLTVSRTRRKSIGMFIVVTIFILAAFYIFRLSDLSHRFIFNSNELQSDSSTIFRLLILDTVWSQFRFVDIFTGLGLGDFSLWFEKMTGFVGVGPHFEILWLFTETGIVGMLLYFVGYYIFLVKSYQRCVNNFDKRLFFLTFVLIVSMQTSLQFSNPTYFYQVMIPIFMTIGAFLNYTKKSQVNTISG, translated from the coding sequence GTGAAAAGTATTATATCTAGAACAGACCATATTTTTATTATTATATTTGCTATTGTTGTAGCACTGCCAGGTTATTTTTTTGTTAGCGTAAATGACGATGGGCAATCTGTAGATAGTGTTTTCAGGTTTATAGTGATATTGGTAATATTGACATTATTATTATTTAGATTGTTGTTAATTAGAAGAATTGCTATTCCAAAATTGATTGTACCAATATTCATTTTTGTTATATTTGGTTTAATAGTATCGATTATAAAAAACCCTTATATTGCATATACCCCAACAGGGGTACGTTGGTTTATTTATGGGACAATAGTGGTCTTGTTTTATAATATCAAAGAATCAGTATATTTGTTAAATAAATATTTTATATTGACATTTGTAATATATGCCCTTTCGGCACTTGTTGATTTATTAACTGGCCGTAGTATGAATATTAATTCTGCTATGCGAGTTGTTGGATCAGTAGGTAGTGCTCCTGGTTTGGCAAGTGCAATATATGTAACAGCAGTGGGTTGCATTTTCTTTAATTATAATAAGCTTGCTAGAACTATTTTAATTGCTTTTCTAGCTTTTGTGACAATACTGCTAACAAAAACTAGGTTTATATTAATTGTATTTGTTGTTTTTGTGTTAATATATTTGCTGACAGTGTCAAGAACTAGGCGTAAATCTATTGGCATGTTTATCGTTGTTACGATATTTATTTTGGCCGCTTTTTATATTTTTCGATTGTCTGATTTAAGTCACAGATTTATATTTAATTCAAATGAGTTGCAATCTGATTCATCGACTATATTTAGACTATTGATATTGGACACAGTTTGGTCACAGTTTCGTTTTGTTGATATTTTTACCGGATTGGGCCTAGGTGACTTTTCCTTATGGTTTGAAAAAATGACCGGATTTGTTGGTGTAGGCCCACACTTTGAGATATTATGGTTATTTACTGAAACTGGTATTGTTGGGATGTTGTTATATTTTGTTGGTTATTATATTTTTCTTGTAAAATCATACCAACGATGTGTCAATAATTTTGACAAGAGGCTGTTTTTTTTAACATTTGTTTTGATAGTTAGTATGCAAACAAGTTTACAGTTTTCAAATCCAACATATTTTTATCAAGTAATGATTCCAATTTTTATGACAATAGGTGCTTTTTTGAATTATACAAAAAAATCACAAGTTAATACAATAAGCGGTTAG